The Henckelia pumila isolate YLH828 chromosome 2, ASM3356847v2, whole genome shotgun sequence genome includes a window with the following:
- the LOC140877278 gene encoding uncharacterized protein, with translation MPHNDALLIKARANYDLRRVFVDSGSSVNVIFQDAFEQMDLQGCEMSSVRTALYGFDGHTVRPRGEMLLPLTLGLGYLKNTVMSVFTIVEAPSSYNVILGRPTLNAFKAVASAYHQKIKFLVGDRVGEVRGDQPSSDEADRLDVVSPGTHDLDRGHYPEIAE, from the exons ATGCCACACAACGACGCTTTACTCATAAAAGCTCGGGCTAATTATGATTTAAGACGGGTATTTGTGGACTCGGGAAGTTCAGTAAATGTTATCTTTCAAGATGCATTCGAACAAATGGATTTGCAGGGGTGCGAGATGAGCTCGGTCAGAACAGCCTTGTATGGATTTGACGGACATACTGTGCGGCCTCGGGGAGAAATGTTGTTACCTCTAACCTTGGGGTTAGGATATTTGAAGAATACGGTCATGTCTGTGTTCACAATAGTGGAAGCACCTTCCTCTTACAATGTCATCCTGGGGCGACCGACTTTGAATGCTTTCAAGGCTGTGGCTTCCGCCTAtcatcaaaaaatcaaattccttGTGGGAGATAGGGTGGGAGAAGTTAGAGGAGATCAACCTTCTTCAGATGAAGCAGACAGG TTAGACGTGGTCAGTCCTGGCACCCATGATCTAGATCGTGGTCACTACCCTGAAATTGCGGAGTGA